From Anticarsia gemmatalis isolate Benzon Research Colony breed Stoneville strain chromosome 3, ilAntGemm2 primary, whole genome shotgun sequence, one genomic window encodes:
- the Kap3 gene encoding kinesin associated protein 3, producing MSPVESVPVAVLNCIDDYVELLYDDIPEKIKGSALILQLARNPDNLIELARNEALLSALSRVLREEWKRSIELSTNIVYTFFCFSTYNEFHPVIIQYKIGSLCMDVIDYELKRYDQWKEKVEGKKPVLTPDKNELPKSRIPEPKRRPKSGTWAVADVTMQKSRSLVSSYHEDLCSASDEFLSKSDEEQLKRKLKTLSKRQEQLLRVAFYMLLNIADNVKVEEKMHKKDIVGLLIGAMERHTNIDLLILIVSFLQKLSIFVENKNSMATRGIIEKLAPLMDSSNADLVNVTLKLLFNLTFDTKLRNKMVKIGLLPKFIQFTSDDKHINLAMKILYHLSMDDRVKLMFTQSDCVKLLTDMLLLNVGSESCGGAGATDVLLALCINLAWCERAANQMAAEGRLRELLARAFRHKNAMLMKLVHNLSHHSQNKSFFVEFVGDIAGAVTNGDASEDFMVECLGTLSNILNPNNNIDIHAVVERYNLIPCIMKILDPEGGSGAAAVLAGVVVAGALSADERAAAALLRAGAADALVALLRLRQADDDHVLQTVFAFRQLLSHPRTADYLVSRTEAPAYLIDLMQDKNAEIRKMCDTCLDIISQMQNEWAVRIKVERFRCHNGQWLSVVETLGAEGGTGDAADDLPPYLSAEYLTTHRLTTSDSQTSLNDDSDSFSGEVSMHRANSRNTLDKHSDELLGSLESSLVKSTEKDAFTKDINIYA from the exons ATGAGTCCTGTGGAAAGTGTGCCAGTGGCAGTCTTAAATTGCATAGATGATTATGTTGAATTACTTTATGATGATATCCCAGAAAAAATTAAAGGGTCAGCACTTATACTACAGCTTGCAAGAAATCCTGATAATTTAATTGAACTAGCAAGGAATG AAGCTTTATTGAGTGCACTATCAAGAGTATTGAGGGAAGAGTGGAAAAGAAGTATAGAGTTAAGCACCAACATAgtatacacatttttttgtttctccACATACAATGAATTCCACCCTGTTATTATTCAGTACAAAATTGGATCACTTTGTATGGATGTCATAGATTATGAACTAAAAAGATATGACCAATGGAAAGAAAAAGTTGAAGGCAAGAAACCAGTACTCACACCTGACAAG AATGAACTGCCAAAAAGTCGTATCCCAGAACCAAAACGGCGACCGAAATCGGGAACATGGGCCGTTGCTGATGTTACTATGCAGAAATCCAGATCATTGGTTTCCAGTTACCATGAAGATCTCTGCAGTGCTTCTGATGAGTTCTTATCTAAGAGTGATGAAGAACAATTGAAACGTAAACTCAAAACATTATCAAAGAGGCAAGAGCAATTATTGAGAGTGGCATTTTACATGTTACTCAATATTGCTGATAATGTAAAAGTAGAAGAAAAAATGCACAAGAAGGACATTGTTGGTTTACTCATTGGTGCAATGGAAAGACATACAAATATAGATCTTCTCATTCTAATTGTTTCATTTTTGCAAAAGCTTTcgatttttgtagaaaataaaaacagcatGGCGACTCGAGGAATTATTGAGAAGTTAGCACCCTTGATGGATTCTTCTAATGCTGATCTAGTCAATGtcactttaaaattattgtttaatttaacatttgatacaaaattgCGCAACAAGATGGTTAAAATTGGATTATTACCGAAATTTATCCAGTTCACAA gtgATGACAAGCATATAAATTTGGCTATGAAAATTCTGTATCACTTGAGCATGGATGATCgagtaaaattaatgtttacacAATCAGACTGTGTGAAGCTG ttaacAGATATGTTACTGTTGAATGTGGGGAGCGAGTCATGCGGGGGCGCGGGAGCGACTGATGTGCTGCTGGCACTGTGCATTAATCTAGCGTGGTGCGAGCGCGCTGCTAACCAAATGGCCGCTGAAGGACGTCTACGCGAGCTACTGGCACGAGCCTTCCGACACAAAAACGCTATGCTAATGAAACTCGTGCATAACTTGTCACATCATTCACAAAATAAGAGTTTCTTTgta GAGTTCGTCGGAGACATCGCCGGAGCCGTTACCAACGGTGACGCGAGTGAAGATTTTATGGTCGAATGTTTGGGAACTCTTAGTAATATACTGAATCCAAACAATAATATCGATATTCACGCTGTCGTCGAGCGATACAATTTGATCCCATGTATAATGAAGATTTTAGATCCAG AGGGCgggagcggcgcggcggcggtgcTGGCGGGCGTGGTGGTGGCGGGCGCGCTGAGCGCGGACGAGCGCGCCGCCGCGGCGCTGCTGCGCGCCGGCGCCGCGGACGCGCTCGTGGCGCTGCTGCGCCTGCGCCAGGCCGACGACGACCACGTGCTGCAGACCGTGTTCGCCTTCCGCCAGCTGCTGTCCCACCCGCGCACCGCCGACTACCTCGTCTCCCGCACAG aaGCTCCAGCCTACCTTATCGATTTGATGCAAGATAAGAATGCGGAGATACGTAAAATGTGCGATACGTGCCTCGACATTATATCCCAGATGCAAAACGAATGGGCCGTCAGGATAAAG GTGGAGAGGTTCCGTTGTCATAATGGGCAGTGGCTCTCAGTGGTTGAAACTCTGGGCGCAGAGGGCGGTACTGGCGACGCTGCTGACGATTTGCCGCCATACTTGTCTGCCGAGTATCTTACTACTCATCGCCTCACCACATCGG ATTCACAAACTTCATTGAATGATGATTCTGATAGCTTCTCTGGAGAAGTTAGCATGCATCGCGCTAACAGCAG GAACACTCTTGACAAGCACTCTGACGAATTACTTGGCTCTTTGGAATCGTCATTGGTCAAATCTACTGAGAAAGATGCTTTTACCAAGGATATTAATATCTATGCATAA
- the LOC142987375 gene encoding uncharacterized protein LOC142987375, translating into MAGQDQKSGNQNGVTDKNDIEPMEQNDEDEENVAEEYYMLDSKLDELNSALDYLEQKNDDIHERLKELLQSNIDIRQELRNENAESTANK; encoded by the exons ATGGCTGGCCAAGATCAGAAGTCTGGAAACCAAAATGGTGTGACTGATAAAAATGATATAGAACCTATGGAACAAAATGATGAAGATGAGGAAAACGTTGCTGAAG AGTACTATATGCTGGACTCAAAATTGGATGAGTTGAATTCAGCATTAGATTACTTGGAACAGAAAAACGATGACATTCATGAGAGACTTAAGGAGTTGTTACAGTCTAATATTGACATCAGGCAGGAATTACGCAATGAAAATGCAGAGTCaactgcaaataaataa
- the ND-13A gene encoding NADH dehydrogenase (ubiquinone) 13 kDa A subunit — protein sequence MNNSLYRVPIKELIMLRSVQNVTRRCFASKTEDVVTHTGQKWEADDYRMVRFMHAPKQVNKNWAINLIAEVPPKQVKTRVVWCDGGSGPEGHPRVYINLDKPGDHACGYCGLRFVKAGDH from the exons ATGAATAATTCGCTATACCGAGTACCTATTAAGGaattaataatgttaagaaGTGTACAAAATGTAACCCGTCGTTGTTTTGCTTCTAAAACAGAAGATGTTGTTACTCACACAGGCCAA aAATGGGAAGCTGATGACTACAGAATGGTACGATTCATGCATGCACCTAAGCAAGTCAACAAAAATTGGGCCATTAACCTTATTGCTGAAGTACCACCCAAGCAAGTTAAGACAAGGGTTGTTTGGTGTGATGGAGGCAGTGGCCCTGAAGGACATCCCCGTGTTTACATTAATCtg GATAAACCTGGTGATCATGCTTGTGGTTACTGTGGATTACGTTTTGTTAAGGCTGGAGACCACTAG
- the Rab14 gene encoding RAS oncogene family member Rab14, producing the protein MTSGPYNYSYIFKYIIIGDMGVGKSCLLHQFTDKKFMADCPHTIGVEFGTRIIEVAGQKIKLQIWDTAGQERFRAVTRSYYRGAAGALMVYDITRRSTYNHLSSWLTDTRNLTNPSTVIFLIGNKSDLDAQRDVTYEEAKQFADENGLMFVEASAKTGQNVEEAFLETAKKIYQSIQDGRLDLNAAESGVQHKPASPGRPLAAPPAARDNCAC; encoded by the exons ATGACTTCAGGACCATACAACTACTCCTACATATTCAAGTATATCATCATTGGTGATATGGGAGTGGGGAAATCATGTCTTCTGCATCAGTTCACTGATAAGAAGT TTATGGCCGACTGTCCTCACACAATCGGTGTGGAATTTGGAACCCGCATTATCGAAGTGGCGGGCCAAAAGATTAAACTGCAAATATGGGACACAGCAGGACAAGAGCGATTCCGAGCTGTAACTCGGTCTTATTACAGGGGTGCTGCTGGAGCACTTATGGTTTATGACATAACAAGAAG atCTACTTACAATCATTTAAGTAGCTGGCTCACAGACACACGCAACTTGACCAACCCTAGCACTGTGATATTTCTAATCGGCAACAAATCTGACCTAGATGCCCAGAGAGATGTTACATATGAAGAAGCCAAACAATTCGCCGATGAAAACGGACTTATGTTTGTTGAAGCTAGTGCTAAAAC AGGCCAAAATGTTGAGGAAGCTTTCCTCGAAACTGCAAAGAAAATTTACCAAAGCATTCAAGATGGACGGCTGGATCTGAATGCGGCCGAGTCCGGAGTTCAGCACAAGCCAGCGTCCCCGGGGCGCCCGCTCGCTGCGCCTCCCGCCGCGCGCGACAACTGCGCTTGCTAA
- the Su(dx) gene encoding WW domain containing E3 ubiquitin protein ligase suppressor of deltex isoform X1, protein MTERLPGLTAPISLSTYHQLSLTVESASIKNSGLFKPNPYLQVVIDDKLSRRTDYIKNTLHPKWKEDLTVLVTPQSQLLFRLADYHSFRKDNIIGEKRVHLLKILMYFNGKCDNVELTIDLMKTVSQENSSSVSGEVKTAELVILLDGLRVDPSVLSQSHEILGESTTSGGPLNDGVRARLRLRNIPESMRSMVRSQTLRPPPGPPPLSNGTVHDSALRVSGAQGAGGTSGTGPESGAGPSHAELDPPGPPPTGTGSAHFANPAEEPLPAGWEMRYDVYGRRYYVDHNTRSTSWERPQPLPPGWEVRRDARGRVYYVDHNTRTTTWQRPDTERLARFQHWRGERRHVVAQGNQRFLYPHPQPPHQPDSDHDPNTTGGSTDAGTSGSNLPGPPSADFEGGSTDAGTSGASVRLPGPAPSVDFQGGSSEAGTSAARAGGAGAAPDDALGALPAGWERRVQPDGRVYYVNHKNRTTQWEDPRTQGQEVSALEETLPPGWEIRFTEEGTRYFVDHNTRTTTFQDPRPGAPKGPHGTYGVPRAYERSFRWKLSQFRYLCQSNALPSHIKITLSRQSLFEDSYHQIMRLPAYELRRRLYIIFRGEEGLDYGGVSREWFFLLSHEVLNPMYCLFEYANKNNYSLQINPASYVNPDHLLYFKFIGRFIAMALYHGRFIYSGFTMPFYKRMLNKKLTMKDIESIDPEFYNSLVWIKDNNIDECGLEMWFSVDFEVLGQVIHHELKPSGDKERVTEANKEQYLQLVTQWRMTRGIEEQTSAFLDGFNEVVPLEWLKYFDERELELMLCGMQEVDVDDWQRNTIYRHYTRTSKQVLWFWQFVRQMDNEKRARLLQFVTGTCRVPVGGFAELMGSNGPQRFCIEKVGKDTWLPRSHTCFNRLDLPPYKSYEQLCEKLNYAIEETEGFGQE, encoded by the exons ATGACTGAACGATTACCAGGTCTAACAGCTCCAATCTCTTTATCAACATATCACCAGCTAAGCTTAACAG TTGAATCAGCAAGCATAAAAAACTCTGGATTGTTTAAACCCAATCCATACTTGCAAGTGGTGATAGATGATAAACTTTCAAGGCGCACTGATTATATAAAGAACACTCTACATCCAAAATGGAAAGAAGATCTCACAGTGCTTGTTACACCACAGTCCCAGTTACTGTTCCGATTGGCAGATTATCATAGCTTTAGAAAGGATAACATTATAGGAGAAAAAAGGGTTCATCTGCTAAAGATTTTAATGTACTTCAATGGAAAATGTGATAATGTGGAGTTAACCATAg ATTTGATGAAGACTGTGTCCCAAGAAAATTCGTCTAGTGTAAGTGGGGAAGTGAAAACAGCAGAATTGGTAATTCTTTTGGATGGACTACGAGTTGATCCTTCAGTACTTAGTCAGTCACACGAAATACTCGGTGAATCTACCACCTCTGGCGGGCCGCTCAACGACGGCGTACGTGCCAGGTTACGATTGCGAAACATTCCCGAATCTATGCGATCCATGGTCCGCTCCCAAACTTTAAGG CCACCACCAGGGCCGCCGCCTCTCAGCAATGGTACCGTGCACGACTCCGCGCTTAGGGTTTCCGGCGCTCAAGGGGCGGGCGGTACATCGGGAACCGGACCGGAGAGTGGTGCTGGCCCGTCTCACGCGGAACTCGACCCACCGGGTCCGCCGCCTACTGGAACGGGTTCCGCACACTTTGCTAATCCAGCAGAAGAGCCCCTGCCTGCTGGATGGGAAATGAGATACGACGTCTACGGAAGAAG aTACTATGTGGACCACAACACGCGCTCCACGTCATGGGAGCGGCCACAGCCGCTGCCGCCGGGCTGGGAGGTGCGGCGGGACGCGCGCGGCCGCGTGTACTACGTGGACCACAACACGCGCACCACCACGTGGCAGCGCCCCGACACCGAGCGCCTGGCGCGCTTCCAGCACTGGCGCGGCGAGCGTCGCCACGTGGTGGCGCAGGGCAACCAGCGGTTCCTCTACCCGCACCCGCAGCCGCCTCATCAACCTGACTCTGACCACGATCCTAACACTACCG GGGGTAGTACGGATGCGGGGACGAGTGGGTCAAATTTGCCAGGACCTCCGAGCGCTGATTTTGAAG GAGGCAGTACAGATGCAGGCACGAGCGGCGCCAGTGTACGATTACCTGGACCAGCACCTAGCGTCGATTTCCAAG GTGGCAGTAGCGAGGCGGGCACGagtgcggcgcgggcgggcggcgccggcgcGGCGCCCGACGATGCGCTGGGCGCGCTGCCGGCGGGCTGGGAGCGCCGCGTGCAGCCCGACGGCCGCGTGTACTACGTCAACCACAAGAACCGCACCACGCAGTGGGAGGACCCCAGAACGCAG GGGCAGGAGGTGAGCGCGCTGGAGGAGACGCTGCCGCCGGGCTGGGAGATCCGCTTCACGGAGGAGGGCACGCGCTACTTCGTGGACCACAACACGCGCACCACCACGTTCCAGGACCCGCGGCCGGGCGCGCCCAAGGGCCCGCACGGCACGTACGGCGTGCCGCGCGCCTACGAGCGCTCGTTCCGCTGGAAGCTCAGCCAGTTCCGCTACCTGTGTCAGAGCAACGCGCTGCCCAGCCACATCAAGATCACGCTCTCTCGACAGTCACTGTTCGAGGATTCTTACCACCAG ATAATGAGGTTGCCGGCGTACGAGCTTCGTAGACGATTGTATATAATATTCCGCGGCGAAGAAGGATTAGATTACGGAGGAGTCAGCCGGGAGTGGTTCTTCTTACTGTCGCATGAAGTGCTCAACCCCATGTACTGTTTATTTGAGTACGCCAACAAAAACAACTACAGTCTGCAGATCAATCCTGCCAGCTACGTCAATCCGGACCATCTTCTTTATTTCAAGTTCATCGGGCGATTTATTGCTATGGCCTTGTACCATGGTAGATTTATTTATTCCGGTTTCACCATGCCCTTCTACAAGAgaatgttaaacaaaaaacttaCTATGAAGGACATAGAATCTATCGACCCTGAATTCTATAACTCGTTGGTGTGGATCAAAGACAACAACATTGACGAATGTGGCCTAGAAATGTGGTTCAGTGTTGACTTTGAAGTCTTAGGACAAGTTATACATCACGAGTTGAAACCTTCCGGTGATAAGGAACGTGTTACTGAG GCGAACAAAGAGCAATACCTACAGTTAGTTACTCAGTGGCGAATGACTCGGGGAATAGAAGAGCAAACATCTGCGTTCCTGGATGGCTTTAATGAG GTTGTACCTTTAGAATGGCTGAAATATTTTGACGAGCGTGAATTAGAGTTGATGCTCTGTGGAATGCAAGAAGTCGATGTAGACGACTGGCAACGTAACACTATCTACAGACACTATACTCGCACGAGCAAACAAGTCCTATGGTTTTGGCAG
- the Su(dx) gene encoding WW domain containing E3 ubiquitin protein ligase suppressor of deltex isoform X2, whose translation MTERLPGLTAPISLSTYHQLSLTVESASIKNSGLFKPNPYLQVVIDDKLSRRTDYIKNTLHPKWKEDLTVLVTPQSQLLFRLADYHSFRKDNIIGEKRVHLLKILMYFNGKCDNVELTIDLMKTVSQENSSSVSGEVKTAELVILLDGLRVDPSVLSQSHEILGESTTSGGPLNDGVRARLRLRNIPESMRSMVRSQTLRPPPGPPPLSNGTVHDSALRVSGAQGAGGTSGTGPESGAGPSHAELDPPGPPPTGTGSAHFANPAEEPLPAGWEMRYDVYGRRYYVDHNTRSTSWERPQPLPPGWEVRRDARGRVYYVDHNTRTTTWQRPDTERLARFQHWRGERRHVVAQGNQRFLYPHPQPPHQPDSDHDPNTTGGSTDAGTSGASVRLPGPAPSVDFQGGSSEAGTSAARAGGAGAAPDDALGALPAGWERRVQPDGRVYYVNHKNRTTQWEDPRTQGQEVSALEETLPPGWEIRFTEEGTRYFVDHNTRTTTFQDPRPGAPKGPHGTYGVPRAYERSFRWKLSQFRYLCQSNALPSHIKITLSRQSLFEDSYHQIMRLPAYELRRRLYIIFRGEEGLDYGGVSREWFFLLSHEVLNPMYCLFEYANKNNYSLQINPASYVNPDHLLYFKFIGRFIAMALYHGRFIYSGFTMPFYKRMLNKKLTMKDIESIDPEFYNSLVWIKDNNIDECGLEMWFSVDFEVLGQVIHHELKPSGDKERVTEANKEQYLQLVTQWRMTRGIEEQTSAFLDGFNEVVPLEWLKYFDERELELMLCGMQEVDVDDWQRNTIYRHYTRTSKQVLWFWQFVRQMDNEKRARLLQFVTGTCRVPVGGFAELMGSNGPQRFCIEKVGKDTWLPRSHTCFNRLDLPPYKSYEQLCEKLNYAIEETEGFGQE comes from the exons ATGACTGAACGATTACCAGGTCTAACAGCTCCAATCTCTTTATCAACATATCACCAGCTAAGCTTAACAG TTGAATCAGCAAGCATAAAAAACTCTGGATTGTTTAAACCCAATCCATACTTGCAAGTGGTGATAGATGATAAACTTTCAAGGCGCACTGATTATATAAAGAACACTCTACATCCAAAATGGAAAGAAGATCTCACAGTGCTTGTTACACCACAGTCCCAGTTACTGTTCCGATTGGCAGATTATCATAGCTTTAGAAAGGATAACATTATAGGAGAAAAAAGGGTTCATCTGCTAAAGATTTTAATGTACTTCAATGGAAAATGTGATAATGTGGAGTTAACCATAg ATTTGATGAAGACTGTGTCCCAAGAAAATTCGTCTAGTGTAAGTGGGGAAGTGAAAACAGCAGAATTGGTAATTCTTTTGGATGGACTACGAGTTGATCCTTCAGTACTTAGTCAGTCACACGAAATACTCGGTGAATCTACCACCTCTGGCGGGCCGCTCAACGACGGCGTACGTGCCAGGTTACGATTGCGAAACATTCCCGAATCTATGCGATCCATGGTCCGCTCCCAAACTTTAAGG CCACCACCAGGGCCGCCGCCTCTCAGCAATGGTACCGTGCACGACTCCGCGCTTAGGGTTTCCGGCGCTCAAGGGGCGGGCGGTACATCGGGAACCGGACCGGAGAGTGGTGCTGGCCCGTCTCACGCGGAACTCGACCCACCGGGTCCGCCGCCTACTGGAACGGGTTCCGCACACTTTGCTAATCCAGCAGAAGAGCCCCTGCCTGCTGGATGGGAAATGAGATACGACGTCTACGGAAGAAG aTACTATGTGGACCACAACACGCGCTCCACGTCATGGGAGCGGCCACAGCCGCTGCCGCCGGGCTGGGAGGTGCGGCGGGACGCGCGCGGCCGCGTGTACTACGTGGACCACAACACGCGCACCACCACGTGGCAGCGCCCCGACACCGAGCGCCTGGCGCGCTTCCAGCACTGGCGCGGCGAGCGTCGCCACGTGGTGGCGCAGGGCAACCAGCGGTTCCTCTACCCGCACCCGCAGCCGCCTCATCAACCTGACTCTGACCACGATCCTAACACTACCG GAGGCAGTACAGATGCAGGCACGAGCGGCGCCAGTGTACGATTACCTGGACCAGCACCTAGCGTCGATTTCCAAG GTGGCAGTAGCGAGGCGGGCACGagtgcggcgcgggcgggcggcgccggcgcGGCGCCCGACGATGCGCTGGGCGCGCTGCCGGCGGGCTGGGAGCGCCGCGTGCAGCCCGACGGCCGCGTGTACTACGTCAACCACAAGAACCGCACCACGCAGTGGGAGGACCCCAGAACGCAG GGGCAGGAGGTGAGCGCGCTGGAGGAGACGCTGCCGCCGGGCTGGGAGATCCGCTTCACGGAGGAGGGCACGCGCTACTTCGTGGACCACAACACGCGCACCACCACGTTCCAGGACCCGCGGCCGGGCGCGCCCAAGGGCCCGCACGGCACGTACGGCGTGCCGCGCGCCTACGAGCGCTCGTTCCGCTGGAAGCTCAGCCAGTTCCGCTACCTGTGTCAGAGCAACGCGCTGCCCAGCCACATCAAGATCACGCTCTCTCGACAGTCACTGTTCGAGGATTCTTACCACCAG ATAATGAGGTTGCCGGCGTACGAGCTTCGTAGACGATTGTATATAATATTCCGCGGCGAAGAAGGATTAGATTACGGAGGAGTCAGCCGGGAGTGGTTCTTCTTACTGTCGCATGAAGTGCTCAACCCCATGTACTGTTTATTTGAGTACGCCAACAAAAACAACTACAGTCTGCAGATCAATCCTGCCAGCTACGTCAATCCGGACCATCTTCTTTATTTCAAGTTCATCGGGCGATTTATTGCTATGGCCTTGTACCATGGTAGATTTATTTATTCCGGTTTCACCATGCCCTTCTACAAGAgaatgttaaacaaaaaacttaCTATGAAGGACATAGAATCTATCGACCCTGAATTCTATAACTCGTTGGTGTGGATCAAAGACAACAACATTGACGAATGTGGCCTAGAAATGTGGTTCAGTGTTGACTTTGAAGTCTTAGGACAAGTTATACATCACGAGTTGAAACCTTCCGGTGATAAGGAACGTGTTACTGAG GCGAACAAAGAGCAATACCTACAGTTAGTTACTCAGTGGCGAATGACTCGGGGAATAGAAGAGCAAACATCTGCGTTCCTGGATGGCTTTAATGAG GTTGTACCTTTAGAATGGCTGAAATATTTTGACGAGCGTGAATTAGAGTTGATGCTCTGTGGAATGCAAGAAGTCGATGTAGACGACTGGCAACGTAACACTATCTACAGACACTATACTCGCACGAGCAAACAAGTCCTATGGTTTTGGCAG